From one Trifolium pratense cultivar HEN17-A07 linkage group LG1, ARS_RC_1.1, whole genome shotgun sequence genomic stretch:
- the LOC123924027 gene encoding leghemoglobin-like, protein MLDLCKLLHYRIQRTKRKQKKDKNKSKYTSMIVFTEEQEALVNSSWEAFKKNIPQLSILFYTLILEKLPDAKDMFSFLKSFDGIPHNNSTLEAHAELIFEMTRDSAVQLRAKGKVDVADDVTLEYLGSVHVQKGVIDLHFMVFKEAMLKTIKKAVEDKWSEELDCAWGIAYDELASAIKKAMGW, encoded by the exons ATGTTAGATTTATGTAAATTGTTGCATTATAGAATACAAAGAACAAAACGAAAacaaaaaaaggataaaaataaatcaaaatatacTAGCATGATTGTTTTCACTGAGGAGCAAGAGGCTTTGGTGAATAGCTCATGGGAAGCATTCAAGAAAAATATTCCTCAACTTAGTATTCTCTTCTATACCTT GATATTGGAGAAATTACCAGATGCAAAAGACATGTTCTCATTTTTAAAAAGCTTTGATGGAATACCACATAACAATTCAACGCTTGAAGCGCATGCTGAATTGATTTTTGAAATG ACTCGTGACTCAGCTGTTCAACTCCGAGCAAAAGGAAAAGTAGATGTGGCAGATGATGTTACATTAGAATATTTGGGTTCTGTTCATGTTCAAAAAGGTGTCATTGATCTTCATTTCATG GTTTTTAAAGAAGCAAtgttgaaaacaataaaaaaggCTGTGGAGGACAAATGGAGTGAGGAATTGGATTGTGCTTGGGGTATAGCCTATGATGAACTAGCATCTGCAATTAAAAAGGCAATGGGATGGTGA